In the genome of Segatella copri, one region contains:
- a CDS encoding sodium:solute symporter: MIIIVTILAYFCVLLVFSHLTARRASSNETFYRANRRSPWYMVAFGMVGASISGITFVSVPGMVMKTDMTYLQMCLGFIVGYFLVGFLLLPIYYRYKLTTIYSYLQQRLGERSYKTGASFFLLSKMTGAAVRFFVVCILLQRFVLDGVGVPFWLTVPVMVMLIWLYTRKGGIKTLVWTDSFQTTCMFAALILIIYQVVAALGMTPAEAVQAIAHDSHSRIFVFDDWVSKQNFWKQFLSGVFVVIVMTGLDQDMMQKNLTCKSLREAQKDVCTYGFAFVPANLLFLSLGVLLMMLAQKQGVALPEAPDDLLPMFAASGVMGTLVVVLFTIGIVAASFSSADSALTAITTSLCVDILGRKDDVKLRKRMHLLVAVVFMVFIIAFKAINSTSVIDAIYILCSYTYGPLLGLFAFSLLTKREVNDRWSPWVCVASPMICFAIDTLTSQLTGYKFGYELLMLNGALTFAGLALSTARRSEK; this comes from the coding sequence ATGATTATCATTGTCACAATTCTGGCTTACTTCTGCGTGCTCCTGGTGTTCAGTCACCTCACAGCAAGGAGAGCCAGCAGCAACGAAACATTTTATAGGGCGAACAGGCGTTCGCCCTGGTATATGGTAGCCTTCGGAATGGTGGGAGCCTCCATCTCGGGCATCACCTTCGTCAGCGTGCCCGGCATGGTGATGAAGACTGATATGACCTATCTGCAGATGTGCCTCGGCTTCATCGTAGGCTATTTCCTCGTGGGGTTCCTCCTGCTGCCCATCTACTACAGGTATAAACTCACCACCATCTACAGCTATCTGCAGCAGCGGTTGGGCGAAAGGTCGTACAAGACGGGAGCCTCGTTCTTTCTCTTGTCGAAGATGACGGGTGCAGCGGTGAGATTCTTCGTGGTCTGCATCCTGCTTCAGCGCTTCGTGCTCGACGGGGTGGGCGTTCCGTTCTGGCTTACTGTGCCCGTGATGGTGATGCTCATCTGGCTCTATACGCGCAAGGGCGGCATCAAGACCCTGGTGTGGACGGATTCCTTCCAGACCACCTGCATGTTTGCCGCACTCATCCTCATCATCTATCAGGTGGTGGCTGCCCTAGGCATGACGCCTGCGGAAGCCGTCCAGGCGATAGCCCACGACAGTCATTCGCGCATCTTCGTCTTCGACGACTGGGTGTCGAAGCAGAATTTCTGGAAACAGTTTCTGAGCGGCGTGTTCGTGGTTATCGTGATGACGGGACTGGATCAGGACATGATGCAGAAGAATCTTACCTGCAAGTCGCTGCGTGAGGCGCAGAAGGATGTGTGCACCTATGGTTTCGCCTTTGTGCCCGCCAATCTGCTCTTTCTGAGTCTGGGTGTGCTGCTGATGATGCTGGCACAGAAGCAGGGCGTGGCGCTGCCTGAGGCTCCTGACGATCTGCTGCCGATGTTTGCGGCATCGGGCGTGATGGGAACCCTGGTGGTGGTATTGTTCACCATCGGCATCGTGGCGGCGAGCTTTTCGAGTGCCGATTCGGCGCTCACGGCCATCACCACGAGTCTCTGCGTGGATATTCTGGGCAGGAAGGACGACGTGAAGCTGCGCAAGCGCATGCATCTGCTGGTGGCCGTGGTCTTCATGGTCTTCATCATCGCCTTCAAGGCTATCAACTCTACCAGCGTCATCGATGCCATCTATATCCTCTGCTCCTACACCTACGGTCCGCTGCTGGGTTTGTTTGCCTTCAGTCTGCTTACCAAGCGGGAGGTGAACGACCGCTGGTCACCCTGGGTGTGCGTGGCGAGTCCGATGATCTGCTTCGCCATCGATACCCTTACCTCGCAGCTCACGGGGTATAAGTTCGGCTACGAGCTCCTGATGCTGAATGGTGCCCTGACCTTCGCCGGTCTCGCCCTGTCCACCGCCAGGCGTTCCGAAAAGTAA